The following proteins come from a genomic window of Rhodothermales bacterium:
- a CDS encoding MATE family efflux transporter → MSRDHPFRERPHRTLVGLSLPVLLSLVAEPLTGLVDTAFVSRLGSVQLAALGVGTMALSAIFWGFNFLGIGTQTDVAQADGRGDEGERAAVTVQALAVGFVLGTVAALLLWPLTPAIVRLLGAHGEIADAAIHYTTIRWMGAPAIVLTVAGFGVLRGRQNMRVPLWIALGLNAVNIGLDAWLIPEHGIAGAAWATVAAQWAGAVAVLVATLRDLGARPALAAHRIRRLFRVGRDIVLRTALLTAFLVVTTREATRIGADAGAAHQAIRQFWIFTALFLDAFAIAGQSLIGYFVDDREQARKVAVVVLIWSFGFGLVLALGMWMGEGLVARMLVPENALVLFSAAWLPALLFQPLNALAFGTDGIHWGTADFVWLRNATAVATLVGVVVLYAVPALSLTTIWWVTGLWILVRVIFGMGRIWPGSRNAPLGSVAYLPAD, encoded by the coding sequence ATGTCCCGCGATCATCCCTTCCGTGAGCGCCCGCACCGGACGCTGGTCGGGCTCTCCCTGCCGGTCCTGCTCTCGCTGGTCGCCGAGCCGCTGACCGGCCTGGTGGATACGGCGTTCGTGTCGCGCCTGGGATCCGTCCAGCTGGCTGCGCTGGGTGTGGGAACGATGGCCCTGTCGGCCATTTTCTGGGGGTTCAACTTTCTGGGCATAGGGACGCAAACCGATGTGGCGCAGGCGGATGGTCGCGGGGACGAGGGCGAGCGGGCCGCGGTGACCGTGCAAGCGCTCGCGGTCGGATTCGTATTGGGCACAGTGGCCGCGCTCCTTCTGTGGCCTCTGACCCCTGCCATTGTGCGCCTGCTGGGCGCCCACGGCGAAATTGCGGACGCCGCCATCCACTACACGACCATCCGGTGGATGGGGGCCCCGGCCATCGTGCTCACGGTGGCGGGATTCGGGGTGCTCCGGGGCCGTCAGAACATGCGTGTCCCGCTCTGGATTGCCCTCGGACTGAATGCCGTGAACATCGGGCTGGATGCGTGGCTCATTCCCGAGCACGGCATTGCGGGGGCAGCGTGGGCCACGGTCGCCGCGCAATGGGCGGGGGCGGTGGCGGTCCTGGTCGCCACGCTCAGGGATCTGGGGGCACGGCCGGCGCTGGCGGCGCACCGCATCCGCCGCCTGTTCCGTGTGGGGCGGGATATTGTGTTGAGGACGGCGCTGCTTACCGCCTTCCTGGTCGTCACCACGCGCGAGGCCACCCGGATTGGTGCCGATGCCGGGGCGGCGCATCAAGCCATCCGGCAATTCTGGATTTTCACGGCCCTGTTCCTGGATGCGTTCGCGATTGCGGGGCAAAGCCTGATCGGTTATTTCGTGGACGACCGGGAGCAGGCCCGGAAGGTGGCCGTCGTGGTGCTCATCTGGTCGTTCGGGTTCGGGCTCGTCCTGGCCCTTGGCATGTGGATGGGCGAGGGGCTGGTGGCCCGGATGCTCGTCCCCGAGAATGCGTTGGTCCTGTTTTCGGCCGCCTGGCTGCCTGCGCTGCTGTTCCAGCCGTTGAACGCATTGGCGTTCGGCACGGACGGCATCCACTGGGGCACGGCAGACTTCGTGTGGCTGCGCAACGCCACGGCGGTGGCCACGCTGGTGGGGGTGGTTGTCCTGTATGCCGTGCCCGCGCTGTCGCTGACCACCATCTGGTGGGTAACGGGACTGTGGATCCTGGTGCGGGTCATCTTCGGCATGGGGCGGATATGGCCGGGTTCGCGGAATGCGCCGTTGGGGAGTGTTGCCTATCTTCCAGCCGATTGA
- a CDS encoding thioredoxin domain-containing protein, translating into MTARSRKSREIQPEFNQKALWVAAIFAIIGAALALYATNMTFKISSQGLVEASGCSLNDLVNCDVASASSYARMLGVPVAWWGFLFYAFAGLSAIFGATAKSRSGAGPFLAGALLLSFGAILFTFVKAYHLYELGVVCLVCIGMYVANFGTAIALGVGMGYPPQKWGAFVGDWIKGLQGQTDGLRFDPAIVKVGVAAIVVFGIGYAGAINHERDITGTTGFDMSAALDAHFRQTPVDIPVPDRAPLWGTPDAPVTLVEFADFQCPACRVSAFHLRPALFEFRDQVQFRFMNYPLDMHVHADNAARAGVCAERFGDFWDYHDRVFRDQVQLNGRLFPQIAEDMGWDAREFAECMVSDEVGEQVRADRATGEQIRVNATPTLYINGRRVAYWSNTAFIHEILKRELG; encoded by the coding sequence ATGACTGCACGATCCAGAAAATCCAGGGAAATCCAGCCTGAATTCAACCAGAAAGCCCTCTGGGTGGCGGCCATTTTTGCCATCATCGGGGCCGCATTGGCGCTCTACGCCACCAACATGACGTTCAAGATTTCGTCCCAGGGTCTTGTGGAGGCCAGCGGATGTTCCCTGAACGATCTGGTGAACTGCGATGTGGCCAGCGCCTCGAGCTATGCGCGCATGCTGGGTGTGCCGGTGGCCTGGTGGGGATTTCTGTTTTACGCATTCGCCGGACTTTCGGCCATTTTCGGCGCGACGGCCAAGAGCCGATCGGGCGCGGGCCCCTTCCTTGCTGGCGCATTGCTGCTTTCCTTCGGTGCCATCCTGTTCACGTTCGTCAAGGCCTACCACCTCTATGAATTGGGGGTCGTTTGCCTGGTCTGCATCGGGATGTATGTGGCCAACTTCGGGACCGCCATTGCACTCGGTGTCGGCATGGGCTATCCACCACAGAAGTGGGGGGCGTTCGTCGGCGATTGGATAAAAGGCCTGCAGGGACAGACGGACGGTCTCCGGTTCGATCCGGCCATCGTGAAAGTCGGTGTGGCCGCTATCGTCGTGTTCGGCATCGGCTACGCGGGCGCCATCAACCACGAGCGGGACATAACCGGTACCACCGGATTCGACATGTCGGCCGCCCTCGATGCCCACTTCCGGCAGACGCCGGTGGACATTCCGGTGCCGGACCGCGCTCCGCTTTGGGGCACGCCGGATGCACCGGTGACCCTGGTTGAATTCGCTGACTTCCAGTGCCCGGCCTGTCGGGTATCGGCCTTCCACCTGCGTCCGGCGCTGTTTGAATTCCGCGATCAGGTACAATTCCGCTTCATGAATTACCCGCTGGACATGCACGTGCACGCCGACAATGCAGCCCGTGCCGGCGTCTGTGCGGAACGCTTCGGGGATTTCTGGGACTACCACGATCGCGTATTCCGGGACCAGGTCCAGTTGAATGGCCGGCTCTTCCCCCAGATAGCCGAGGACATGGGCTGGGACGCGCGGGAGTTCGCCGAGTGCATGGTGAGCGATGAAGTCGGGGAGCAGGTCCGTGCCGATCGCGCGACGGGTGAGCAGATCCGGGTGAACGCGACGCCGACGCTGTACATCAACGGCCGCCGCGTGGCCTATTGGAGCAACACGGCGTTCATCCACGAAATCCTGAAACGGGAATTGGGATGA
- a CDS encoding PH domain-containing protein gives MDGRRLHPLTLVLRFVTSLPALVFILLPVIMGGADAVTWFNLSIAVLYGIVVLPWIAVFYLRFRYWITDREVIIHSGVLTRRRRNIPIERIQNIDIEQGLLSRMLGTAKVAIYTAGGSQAEGVLEFVLLGEAQDIRAVIREKQKDLVEEDSATSGMFDAPVDGDGHGTPVRPALFDMSPRQVALAGAFRFSLLYLAAIYSVLQYINPDPTILLENALRGPLKPLRAEIEASPWFAGLAAFLTAVLLGWLSGVLLTINKYHGFRLERDGRKLHRRHGLLTRTEGTIPLRRVQTYIVRTNPLMRKFGWFRLELQTIGMDTREAGFHVAVPFGRASDVVHVLNDVADPLGSTWEQLEWQPVSPLTTRRFLVRWGLFIVVASGSVGWFWTPALWALAVLPLLFPLAAARFRNMGWARTDDVFAVRRGILGKHTWLIPVHKLQTISLNATWFQRRLGLETLYVDTAGASEVSPAILVDVTRPVGERLMADLYAP, from the coding sequence GTGGACGGCAGGCGACTTCATCCCCTGACCCTGGTACTCCGGTTTGTCACCTCACTGCCGGCATTGGTGTTCATCCTGTTGCCGGTCATCATGGGTGGTGCCGACGCGGTGACCTGGTTCAACCTGTCCATTGCGGTCCTGTACGGCATTGTTGTCCTGCCGTGGATAGCGGTCTTCTATCTTCGATTCCGGTATTGGATAACGGACCGGGAGGTCATCATCCATTCGGGCGTGCTCACGCGACGTCGGCGCAACATTCCGATTGAGCGCATCCAGAACATCGATATCGAGCAGGGGCTGCTCAGCCGGATGCTGGGCACGGCCAAGGTGGCCATCTACACCGCGGGGGGGTCCCAGGCCGAAGGCGTACTGGAGTTTGTCCTGTTGGGCGAGGCCCAGGATATCCGGGCCGTCATCCGGGAGAAGCAGAAAGACCTGGTGGAAGAGGATTCGGCCACGTCCGGGATGTTCGATGCCCCCGTCGACGGCGATGGCCATGGAACGCCGGTTCGGCCAGCCCTGTTCGACATGTCTCCACGTCAGGTTGCACTGGCCGGGGCATTCCGGTTCTCGCTGCTCTACCTGGCCGCGATCTACTCGGTCCTGCAGTACATCAATCCTGATCCGACCATCCTCCTGGAGAATGCCCTCAGAGGCCCGCTGAAGCCGCTGCGGGCCGAAATCGAGGCGTCTCCGTGGTTTGCCGGTCTGGCTGCCTTCCTGACGGCGGTCCTGCTCGGCTGGTTGTCCGGGGTGCTGTTGACCATCAACAAATACCACGGCTTCCGGCTGGAACGCGACGGTCGCAAATTGCATCGTCGCCATGGACTCCTGACACGGACCGAGGGGACCATTCCGCTCCGTCGCGTGCAGACCTACATTGTCCGGACGAACCCGCTCATGCGCAAATTCGGATGGTTCCGTCTGGAGCTCCAGACCATCGGGATGGACACGCGGGAGGCGGGATTCCATGTGGCCGTGCCCTTCGGGCGGGCCAGTGATGTGGTCCATGTGCTGAACGACGTGGCAGATCCGCTGGGCTCGACGTGGGAGCAACTCGAATGGCAGCCGGTCTCACCGCTGACGACGCGTCGATTCCTCGTCCGGTGGGGGCTGTTCATTGTCGTGGCGAGCGGCAGCGTGGGCTGGTTCTGGACGCCGGCCCTGTGGGCGCTGGCCGTGTTACCGCTTCTGTTTCCGCTCGCGGCCGCCCGCTTCCGCAACATGGGTTGGGCGCGCACGGATGACGTATTCGCCGTTCGACGGGGCATCCTCGGCAAGCACACCTGGCTCATTCCCGTGCACAAGTTGCAGACGATTTCCCTGAATGCCACGTGGTTCCAGCGGCGCCTGGGCCTGGAGACCCTCTACGTGGATACGGCCGGAGCGAGCGAGGTCTCACCGGCCATCCTGGTGGATGTCACGCGTCCGGTGGGTGAACGTCTGATGGCGGATCTGTACGCTCCCTGA
- a CDS encoding PH domain-containing protein codes for MMHPLEPAIVKVWRIKSGIWAGVVAVGVIVWDILNFFDADRVVPFGVWPAVAILVGGGLVIWGTRWRYRYWKYVLQDEELLLERGVFNRIRTIVPLKRIQHIDVSQDVFEREFDLGKLIVHTAGTKSSEVVVPGLHIETAEHLRDTMKAFIVDEAL; via the coding sequence ATGATGCATCCCCTGGAGCCGGCCATCGTCAAGGTCTGGCGGATCAAGTCCGGGATCTGGGCGGGCGTCGTGGCCGTGGGAGTCATTGTCTGGGACATCCTGAACTTTTTCGATGCCGATCGCGTCGTTCCGTTCGGGGTCTGGCCCGCCGTGGCCATACTGGTCGGCGGGGGATTGGTCATATGGGGCACGCGGTGGCGCTACCGCTACTGGAAGTACGTACTCCAGGACGAGGAATTGTTGTTGGAGCGGGGCGTATTCAATCGCATCCGGACCATCGTTCCACTGAAACGCATCCAACATATCGACGTCTCGCAAGACGTATTTGAGCGGGAGTTTGACTTGGGTAAACTGATCGTGCACACGGCAGGAACGAAAAGCAGTGAGGTCGTTGTGCCGGGATTGCACATTGAAACTGCCGAGCATCTCAGGGACACCATGAAGGCATTCATTGTGGACGAGGCCCTGTAG